In a single window of the Elaeis guineensis isolate ETL-2024a chromosome 6, EG11, whole genome shotgun sequence genome:
- the LOC105046593 gene encoding pentatricopeptide repeat-containing protein At3g22690, which produces MASPTPIPWQPVPITRSSASSHGRTPSPGKYPIGNGSPPILSLLQQCSSPRELSQIHAQLLKSNAIQDPLYLSKLLSFYASLEPDGDPSHALRLFSSLSYRDSAQWNSLIHGFSLGSTPEQSILLFIRLLEEDPILLNSYSFPPVLKACTRIMTVSEGIQIHGLATKCGAVADPYVQNSLVRMYFGCGRSRDGQLLFDKMPERSVVAWSCVIGGYAELGLWERVKSLFRMMVSEFHCVPNSVTLVRVITACVRSGDFELGKWVHQYIKENGVPLCLNLRNALMNMYAKFGEMGEARRLFDQMPEHDIVSRTTLLSGYASMGHLTLAHEIFDKMPDRNVVAWNAMIAGYVLNGCFEEAILLYKEMLALNVEIDKATMISVLSACAKSGYLLVGEVIHGYIYKVGIEMTLDLLHSILGVYSRCGKMDLAELLFSKMDVKNEISWTLMMVGYVTIGEIKAALETFNQMPHKDLAAWNALISTLAQCNYFSEALDIFEKMQRTKVSPNCFTLVSILSACARVGALELGKWVHAYIERNDIEMDAYLGSSLIDMYAKCGCINLSLEVFNRMPTKDLLSWSTMIVGLAMHGHSEYAIEFFRQMEDYGVQPDAVTFVGVLSTCSHAGLVEEGQYYFDMMSKKYGITPTTDHYSCMVDLFGRHGLLKEAKEFIDKMNISSSGEAIWGALLGACKLHGNVELAEYATSHLIEVDPNNSGAHVLLSNVYASAYKWDDVGKVRNIMKKKGIEKVPGCSSIEVDGEIHEFFAGDASHPLSREIYMTLNGLEKLVEANIL; this is translated from the exons ATGGCGTCCCCAACTCCAATTCCATGGCAGCCGGTCCCAATCACACGCTCGAGCGCCAGCTCCCATGGCCGCACCCCCTCTCCCGGGAAATATCCCATCGGCAACGGGTCCCCGCCGATCCTATCTCTCCTCCAGCAGTGCTCTTCCCCGAGAGAACTCTCCCAAATCCACGCCCAACTCCTCAAATCCAATGCCATCCAAGACCCTCTCTACCTCTCCAAGCTCCTCTCCTTCTACGCCTCCCTCGAGCCGGATGGCGACCCCAGCCACGCTCTTCGCTTGTTCTCTTCGCTCTCGTATCGTGACTCTGCTCAGTGGAATTCTTTGATTCACGGGTTTAGCCTCGGTTCGACGCCGGAACAATCCATACTGCTCTTTATTAGGTTGCTGGAAGAAGACCCGATTCTTCTGAATTCCTACTCCTTCCCTCCGGTTCTCAAGGCATGTACGAGGATTATGACGGTCTCGGAGGGGATCCAGATCCATGGTCTTGCTACCAAGTGCGGAGCAGTGGCGGATCCGTACGTGCAGAACTCGTTGGTACGGATGTACTTCGGTTGTGGGAGATCTCGCGATGGGCAGCTCTTGTTTGACAAAATGCCAGAAAGGAGTGTTGTTGCGTGGAGTTGTGTTATTGGGGGCTACGCAGAGTTGGGCTTGTGGGAAAGAGTCAAATCTCTGTTCAGGATGATGGTTTCGGAGTTTCACTGTGTGCCCAATTCTGTCACGTTGGTGAGGGTGATCACTGCATGTGTTAGATCTGGGGACTTTGAATTGGGGAAGTGGGTCCATCAGTACATCAAGGAGAATGGGGTTCCTTTGTGTTTGAATTTGAGGAATGCACTCATGAATATGTATGCTAAATTTGGTGAGATGGGGGAGGCCAGGAGATTGTTTGATCAGATGCCGGAACATGATATCGTGTCACGGACTACATTGCTTAGCGGGTATGCTAGCATGGGACATTTGACGCTAGCTCATGAGATTTTTGATAAGATGCCTGATCGAAATGTCGTGGCATGGAATGCAATGATAGCTGGATATGTGCTAAATGGCTGCTTCGAAGAGGCGATTTTGCTTTACAAAGAAATGCTG GCTCTCAATGTGGAAATTGACAAAGCCACGATGATTAGTGTTTTATCTGCTTGTGCAAAGTCGGGATATCTACTAGTTGGTGAAGtgattcatggatacatctaTAAGGTTGGTATTGAAATGACTCTTGATTTGCTTCACTCTATTCTAGGCGTGTATTCAAGGTGTGGGAAGATGGACTTGGCTGAGTTATTGTTCAGTAAAATGGATGTTAAGAATGAGATCTCCTGGACTTTAATGATGGTGGGGTATGTAACCATTGGAGAAATAAAAGCTGCACTTGAAACCTTCAATCAGATGCCCCACAAGGATTTAGCTGCATGGAATGCCTTGATAAGTACACTGGCCCAATGCAATTATTTCAGTGAAGCCTTGGACATCTTTGAAAAGATGCAGAGGACGAAGGTGAGTCCTAACTGTTTTACTTTGGTTAGCATATTGTCTGCTTGTGCCAGGGTTGGGGCTCTTGAGCTGGGCAAATGGGTTCATGCTTACATTGAGAGGAATGACATTGAAATGGATGCCTACTTAGGTTCTTCGCTTATCGATATGTATGCAAAGTGTGGATGCATTAATCTGTCCCTTGAAGTGTTCAATAGAATGCCCACAAAGGATCTATTATCCTGGAGTACCATGATTGTAGGGCTGGCCATGCATGGCCACAGCGAGTATGCTATAGAGTTCTTTAGACAGATGGAAGACTATGGAGTGCAACCGGATGCTGTTACCTTTGTTGGGGTTTTGAGCACTTGTAGTCATGCAGGTTTAGTAGAAGAAGGCCAGTATTATTTCGATATGATGTCTAAGAAGTATGGCATCACTCCTACAACTGATCATTATAGTTGCATGGTGGATCTCTTCGGTCGCCATGGCCTCTTGAAGGAGGCCAAGGAATTCATAGACAAAATGAACATTTCCTCAAGTGGGGAGGCCATTTGGGGAGCTTTACTTGGTGCCTGCAAGCTTCATGGAAATGTTGAACTGGCTGAGTATGCTACAAGTCATCTTATAGAGGTGGATCCGAACAATTCAGGAGCACATGTGCTGTTATCCAACGTATATGCTAGTGCTTACAAATGGGATGATGTTGGAAAGGTCAGGAATATAATGAAGAAGAAAGGAATTGAAAAGGTTCCTGGTTGTAGCTCAATTGAAGTAGATGGTGAAATACATGAATTCTTTGCTGGGGATGCTTCTCATCCGCTGTCTAGAGAAATCTATATGACTTTAAATGGACTGGAGAAGCTAGTGGAAGCAAACATACTGTAA
- the LOC105046594 gene encoding serine/threonine-protein kinase Nek2 produces the protein MDQYEVLEQIGKGAFGSALLVRHKVEKKRYVLKKIRLARQTDRCRRSAHQEMELIAQVRSPFIVEYKDSWVEKGCYVCIIIGYCEGGDMAEAIKKASGKYFPEEKLCKWLVQLLMALDYLHMNHILHRDVKCSNIFLTKDQNIRLGDFGLAKMLTSDDLASSVVGTPSYMCPELLADIPYGSKSDIWSLGCCIYEMTALKPAFKAFDMQALINKINKSIVAPLPSTYSGPFRGLIKSMLRKSPEHRPSAAELLRHPQLQAYVLQVHLKTSATRNMLLEQPASKHIKKIRFPDDEGASACKEKERRQSFGNERIFKQNKPAAEQNSKSSTQSINDYPNYLNQRIKELSVGSNQVGEIGVDKAVNTKQSTTMKTLRYTPAKTFTTPRKGIEPPKAFHTGPNRDVLKPSQTPADRSSWPSRRASLPLPTFETPHRRNISILHHVNSPDVSVNAPRIDRIAEFPLASSEDPLFSIHKLSSAQGSSSASPHYGDRTITKDKCTIQIFRTEAENGSDSSDRNPTAVDVSSRGSTESRQRRFDTSSYQQRAEALEGLLEFSAQLLQQERFEELSVLLKPFGPEKVSPRETAIWLTKSFKETTI, from the exons ATGGATCAGTATGAGGTTTTGGAGCAGATAGGAAAAGGAGCATTCGGTTCAGCTCTTCTGGTGAGGCATAAGGTTGAGAAAAAGAG GTATGTCCTGAAGAAGATCCGGCTTGCCCGCCAGACTGATAGGTGCCGCAGGTCTGCTCACCAAGAA ATGGAGCTTATTGCTCAAGTGAGGAGCCCATTTATTGTGGAATACAAAGATTCCTGGGTCgagaag GGATGCTACGTGTGCATTATAATAGGTTATTGTGAGGGAGGGGACAT GGCAGAAGCTATAAAGAAGGCCAGTGGAAAATATTTCCCTGAAGAG AAGCTTTGCAAGTGGCTTGTGCAGCTCCTTATGGCACTTGATTACTTGCACATGAACCATATTCTTCACCGTGATGTAAAG TGTTCAAATATATTCCTTACAAAAGATCAGAACATACGACTTG GTGATTTTGGGCTTGCTAAAATgctgacctctgatgatctcgcaTCCTCA GTTGTGGGAACTCCCAGCTACATGTGCCCAGAGCTTCTTGCTGATATACCTTATGGCTCTAAGTCAGATATCTGGTCTCTAG GGTGCTGTATATACGAGATGACTGCTCTTAAGCCTGCATTCAAAGCTTTT GATATGCAAGCTCTTATAAACAAAATTAACAAGTCCATAGTGGCGCCTTTACCGAGTACATATTCTGGTCCATT TAGGGGACTCATCAAAAGCATGCTGCGCAAGAGCCCAGAACACAGGCCAAGT GCTGCAGAACTGCTCAGGCACCCACAACTTCAGGCTTATGTGCTTCAAGTCCATTTAAAGACTAGCGCTACTCGCAATATGCTTCTTGAACAGCCTGCAAGCAAGCAcataaagaaaattagatttcCTGATGACGAAGGTGCTTCTGCATgcaaggagaaggagagaaggcAATCTTTTGGCAATGAGAGGATCTTCAAACAGAACAAGCCTGCAGCGGAGCAAAACTCTAAAAGTTCTACACAAAGCATAAATGATTATCCAAATTATCTGAATCAAAGGATAAAAGAATTATCGGTTGGTAGTAATCAGGTTGGAGAGATTGGTGTCGACAAGGCAGTCAATACAAAGCAGTCTACCACCATGAAGACCCTGAGATATACTCCTGCCAAAACCTTCACAACTCCAAGGAAGGGAATAGAGCCACCAAAAGCATTTCATACTGGACCAAATCGTGATGTG CTCAAACCATCACAAACTCCAGCAGATAGAAGTTCTTGGCCCAGTCGAAGAGCATCTCTTCCTTTGCCTACATTTGAAACCCCCCATCGACGTAATATCAGTATTCTCCACCATGTGAATTCTCCTGATGTTTCCGTCAATGCGCCTAGAATAGATAGAATTGCTGAGTTCCCATTAGCCTCGTCTGAAGATCCCCTGTTCTCCATCCATAAACTCTCATCAGCTCAAGGCTCCTCTTCTGCCAGCCCTCACTATGGTGACCGTACCATCACAAAGGATAAATGCACCATCCAAATCTTTCGGACAGAAGCAGAAAATGGGAGTGATTCGTCAGACCGAAATCCAACAGCTGTGGATGTTTCAAGCCGGGGATCAACAGAATCCAGGCAGCGGAGGTTTGACACTTCATCATACCAGCAGCGGGCAGAGGCCCTGGAAGGATTGCTTGAGTTCAGTGCACAGTTGTTACAGCAGGAAAGATTTGAAGAGTTGTCAGTGCTCTTAAAGCCATTTGGTCCTGAAAAGGTCTCTCCAAGGGAAACAGCTATATGGCTGACAAAGAGCTTCAAAGAAACAACAATATAG